The DNA segment ACCGACGCGGCACAGCACATATACAACCTCCTGAGACAGTACGGCGCCGAGGCGCTCTGAGCTTCTTATTCTCCTTCCAGACAATGCCTTAACCAAGTTTTTCTTTCAAACTGGCAGGAGCCAAAGCGTGCAATCTAAAATTTGCCCGTGAAGAGGGTTTGGCTTTAAAATAGGCCATTAATCAGGTTTCAACTTTATTCTGGCGTCCAAAGGACGCCTTGTGGGGGTGAAACTCTTCAGAGCTGTAATTGTGGAATAAACCCGTAGCAAAATCGCCCGTTTTAACGTTCACGAACTATAAAATCTGCCCCACAAACAGTCAGAACCTTTTGATGAAACTTTGCGTCAGCAAAGTTTCAATGGTGCCGGGGCGGGGCTTTGAACCCCGGACCTCTCGGTTTCTCAGGCTCCCCCGAAGGGGAGCGGCCCTATGAGCCGAGCGCTCTGACCAGGCTAAGCTACCCCGGCACTGCCCGAGCGCCCGGGTTATACCTTCAGGAGGGCATTTTTAAATCTTTCGATGGACACGAACCCGATGCTCTTTCGCTGGGGAACTGTTTTATAATCCCCCTCCAAAGTTAGGTTCATGATGGGAAGGTTCCTCGCGGCGTTTGCCATCGCGTTCATTGTCATCATCGCGGGCTGCCTCTCGGCCACTCCGGAGACCGGAACGCCCGAAAGTACCGCATACCAATCTACAACTTCAACCACTCCGTTCTCCACTCCAACGCCTGGTTCATCCCCCGCAACCTGGACTAATCCCCTTGTGAGCTGGGAGAACGTGACCGTGTCTCTCCCGGGCCAGGACGCCGAGCTCAGCTGTCCGGGAATCCTCTGGCGCTACATCCTCAGGGATGCACTTTCCTGTATGCTGGGCAGGGAAGAGCTTGAGGTCATATCACCCCTCGCGGAGGAGCTCAAGGGTGAAGACCTCGCCCAGAGTGCCTGGAACGTCCTAGCCTGGGAAGGAGAGTGGCTGAGCTACGACTGGGAGAAGGCCAAACAGCCCTTCGCCAAGGTCATAATATACCCCGACGGAAGAGAGGAGGTCGTTGAGGGGCAGAACAACACCATTCAGACCCCCTACGAGACGATAATGCGGAGAACCGGTATATGCACCGACTACACAGTTCTCACGGATGCCCTGCTCCTGGCCATGAACTACTCGCCGGTCTACGCGATGGCCATAAACCTCACCGATTTGGGGCACGCCACGGCGTTGGTAAAGATAAACGGATGGTACTTCACCCTCGACCAGCACCTCCCGCCCATGGATTTAGGTGCCTACTACCGCTACTGGGAGCGGCAGGGGAGCAGGATAGTTAACGCCACCCTTTACGAGATAACACCGGGCGAAGAGAAGGCCAACGTAAAGGTTCTGGGCGTCGTTGCCGGCGAGGAGTTCCTCAACCAGGACTACACCATGGGTGATGCCGACGCGAGGAATTTAGCCGTTTCCATGATGAATCTGCTCTATGAGGGATTCGGCCTGAAGGCCGACGAATCTCTGAAAAGCCTCTCCGACGGAAAGCTCCCGAGGGGGTACAGGGCCGGCTGGACGTGGGGGGTTACCTACTACAACCTGGCCGACTACTACCACCCCTTCTTCCATGAAGAGTACGCCGAGTGGCTGGTCTCCCAGATGCTTTCTGACCAAGAGTTCGCGGGCTACGTCCAGAAGAGCGACGCGGTCTGGATAGAGGTCCGGATAGAGGGCGAGGATTTAATCCTCACCATCTACCTCGGGAGCTCTTAGAATAGCCCCGGGAGTTCCTTGGATAGCGGGAGTTTCTTCTTCCGCTTCTCCCGTAGTAACCGGAGCGATCACTTTCATACCTCTCGCGGTACTCCCTCGGGATCTCCTCGCTGAGCTCGGACTTCCTTATCTCCACGCCGACTACCTGTGCAATGTAGCGCAGCCTCTTGAACTCACCGGGCATTATGAAGGTTATCGCCCTTCCCCGCTTGCCCATCCTGCCGGTTCTCCCTATCCGGTGGACGTAGTCCTCGGCAGTCATAGGCAGGGAGTAGTTGACGATGTGGCTTATGTCCTGAACGTCGAGGCCCCTCGCCGCAACGTCGGTCGCAACTAAAATCCTTGTTCTCTTCGTCTTGAAGCGCCAGAATGTCCTTTCCCTCGCGTTTTGGCTCATGTCGCCGTTTAGAGCCTCGGCGCTGTAGCCGGCTCTCCTGAGCCTCTCACTCAGCTCCCTGGTTTCCCTCTTGGTGGCGCAGAAGACTATGCCGTAGAAGTCGTTGCCGAGTATCTTCTTCAGCACCGTGAACTTCCACGCTGGGACGACCTCCACGTACTCCTGATCCACCATTTCCGGAACCAACTCGTCGCTGCTGACGCTTATCACCTCATGGTTCTTCATGTAACGCCTCGCGAGCCTTCTAATCTCTGGGGGCATGGTGGCAGAGAACATCAGCACCCTCTTCCTCCGTGGCGTCTCCCTGAAAATCGCCTCTATATCGTCTATGAAGCCCATGTCGAGCATCCTGTCGGCCTCGTCAAGGATGAAGAACTTCACCGAGCTTAAATCGAGAGTTCCGCGCCTTATGTGGTCGAGAACCCTACCGGGAGTTCCAACGATGACGTGGGTTCCCCTCTCAAGGGCCCTTATCTGTGGCCCTATTGGCTGGCCGCCGTAGACGGCATATACGTAAACCCTCTTCCTCCCACGGAGGCTCTTGATCTCGTCCGCCACCTGAAGGGCTAGTTCCCTCGTGGGCGTGAGAATTATCGCCTGAACGGCCCTTATTTTCGGATCGATGGCCTCAATTATAGGGAGCGCAAATGCCGCGGTCTTTCCTGTCCCGGTCTGGGACTGGCCGATTATATCGACGTCACCCGATAGGAGGCGAGGAATGACCTCCCTCTGAATGTCAGTTGGTGTTTCAAAACCCTTCTCTCTAACCGCCACTAACGTGGCCTCGGATAATCCCAATCTTTCAAAACTCATCTTCCTAACTCCTTACGTTGCTCAAACGCATCCCTTCTCAAACGGAACGCGTCGAGAAGAAACGCGGTCTGGCGGGCCGGGGGGGATTCGAACCCCCGACCACGGGATTAAGAGTCCCGCGCTCTAACCATGCTGAGCTACCGGCCCCCAACCCGAAGTCATAGACGGGAGGTTGCTTTATAAATTTTTTGGTTTTGAATAGCTGGCAGGGTGTTGGCCTAAAAATGGGGGTATGACAAAAAAGATATAAACACCTTTCTGTAATGTGAACCCGATGATAACATACGAACACGTTAAGCTCTTGGTTGAAATAGTTGCTTTTGTCTCTCTTACAGGGGCACTCTATCTGTTGATTGCTCTTAGGGGAGTGTTAAAGGACATTTTAGGGACTTCGACAATACGGGGGGTATACATTGGTGGGATAATTTTCTGGTTTGGGTACCTGATAAATGTCCTCAATGATGTTCTCACGCTAAGGTTCCTTAAGATACTGGACGACATTGTGGTCGCCATAGGCATGGTTGTAATAGCATATTCAACTATTTGGGTTAAGCGACAGATAGTAACGCGTGTAAAGCCTAGAGTCGTTCTTGAGGGGGAATCCGGGCTCCAGAGTGGGGCATACCTTACCAAACCGATGCACCCTCCGGATCTTTTGAGGCTTTTATCAGGAAAAAAATTGTTTGCAGTAACAAGAAGCCCCCAAATTTATGAGTCCCTCAATGTTCCTTACATCTGGATAACGAACATAGATCATCCAAAGGCAATCTCCCCCACGAGACTTGCTCCCCTTTTACATGCTATAGTAAAAGGTGCCGATGATAACACATTTGTCATTTTGGACGGGCTTCATTACCTTATAGTTCAGAACGGGTTTGAAGCAACCATCAAATTCCTGGTGTCCCTTAAAGATGCCCTCTCCGAGAAGAGCGCTGGCATTTTACTGATTGTTGACCCGGAAACCTTGGAAAAGAGACACCTTGCGATACTTGAAAGGGAATTCAAGTGGATACTAAGATAAAATGATGCCATTTTAAACCAGCCCTCTGCTACCACAAAATTTATAAAGCCTCTCCGAGCGTTATACTTTGGCAACGCGGGGGTTGCCGAGCCTGGTCAAAGGCGCGGGATTGAGGGTCCCGTCCCGTAGGGGTTCCGGGGTTCAAATCCCCGCCCCCGCACCAGAAACGTTTCTGTCTCGAATTGTCATTTGAATCACAAAATTCTCACAGCCTTTATCGGCCGATAACAAAAAACAGTTAGATTCCCAGAACACACGTCCTAGTTAGCCTGCTATCCAGTTGGAGCCCTATACAGTTCCATTCTACTCAAAACGCCTTTTGGCTCATAAAAATTGAAATATAAAAACGGGTTGGCTCATAAGGAAGTTACCATCCGTATCCATACATCCTCGCCATCAGGTGCCTCTTGATTTGCCTGCCGTAGTAGTAGCCTATGGCCATTCCAACGAGGAGCCCGCCCAGGTGGGCGTAGACGTTGACGCTTGGCAGGATGCTGTTTATCAGGAAGAGCACAAAGGCGTTTATTAACGCCCCCTGCATGTTGCCTCCGACGACGCCCGTTATGAGTATCAGCGCCCCCACTATTCCGAAGAGGGCCCCACTCGCACCGGCGCTGACCGAGTTGGCCGGTAGCAGGAGGAGCGTCAGCAGGTTTCCGGCTAAACCAGAGACGAGGTAGACCATAACGAGCCGTTTAGGCCCGAGGATTCCCTCAAGCTGTCTGCCCATCATCAGGAGGAAGTACATATTGAAGGCTATATGGAGTAGGCCCACGTGCACGAACATCGCGCTGATGAGCTGCCACCACCAGCCGTAGTTGAGGACGGCGTAGTTCCACTGGCCGAGCCTTGCCAAGACCTCGATGCTTATGCTGAGCGGGTTTCCACTGAGTATTGACTCCAAGACGTAGACCGAGACGTTTATCAGAAAGAGGGTGAAGGTGGCCTTCCCGTAGCGGGCAAAATACTTCTCAAGACTCATTTTCCAGCTCCTCCAAGATCATATCAAGCAGGTAGCGGTCGTTGACGGCTATTATGTTGGTCTTGCTCGTTGCGTCAAGTCTGAGCTCCAGCTCCCTTCCGGCCTCGTCCGTGACAATCGCCCCGGCTTCCCTTGCTATGAGCACTCCCGCCGCTATGTCCGTCGTCCTGACATAGTTCCGTATGTCAAGGACGCCGTCGAGAGCTCCTTTAGCAAGGTAAGTCAGCTCAACCGCTATAGCCCCAAGAACGCGAACCCGCTTGACCCTCTCTATCAGCCCGAGACATCTTCCGCGCGTGTAGAAGCTGAGTGCCTCCTTTCCGCGTTCGGGTTTCCTGACTCTTATGGGCTTTCCGTCCATGTAGGCGCCTTCCCCAGGCAGGGCCTCGTAAAACGTCTTTGTGACGAACTCGTATATCGCACCATAGATGGGCTTCCTTCCTTTAAAGACGGCGAAGCTGAAGGCGAATATTGGTATGCCTGCGGCGAAGTTGTACGAGCCGTCTATGGGGTCAACGATGACCGTGTAGTTGCTCCCGTTGTCTATGAAGCCTATCTCCTCGCTGACGACATTAACGCCCAGGGGCTGAAGTCTGCTAAGAACAACGTCTTCAGCCACTTTGTCAACGTATTTGGTAACGTCTCCGCTGACGTTCTCTCCTATCGCCTCCCCCGCCTTGGGAGTGCCGAAGAGGGGCATTACTTCCTTTTCAACCTCCCTCGCGGTTTCGAGGGCGACCTCGTTCCACGGGATTTCCGTATTAATTTCCATACTAACCACCCATCAGCATTATCAGCAGGTTCCTCATTCCCGGCCCGAATCCGAGGATGAACATCGTGAGCTTCACAAAGTTTATCAGATCCGGATCCTCGTCCTTCATCCACCTGTCCAGTATCCACACGATAGGCAGCAGTATCAGAAACTTCTCGGGGTATATAACCGCCGGCGTCCCGAAGGCATCCATAAGCCACCTTGCGAGGACGTGCTGCTCCCAGAAGCCAAGGAACTGGATTCCTACAAATGTGGTTGTAGCGTCGTAGAAGTGGGTGTAAAAGAGGAGCGAGTTGTCCCTAACAAGGGCGAGCTTCTTCGAGACGAACCATATAAAGCCTTCTGCTATTATCAGCGCCGGAATGAAGTACTTGAAGACCTCCGTGTTGAAGTTAACCTTCCCCAGGTTTATTACCAGAACGAAGACCAGTCCACCGAGCAGAACCCAGCCGAAGTCCCGATAGAGAGGATAAAACCTCTCTTCCGGCCCGACGTGCCTCCAGACGACGTAGAGAGAGGCTATCGCAAAGGCCGCTATGACGAAGTAGCCGCCGGGACTGACGGTCAGGTAAGTCCTCGGGAGGATTCCAACGTCGGTCATGCTCCTCATCAGCGGGCCGAGGATTATATACGGAATGAGCGCGCTGAAGAACCTCTCGTCAACCTTTATCCCCATCCGCTTGAGCATGCGGTAGAGGATTATCACAGCTACGCCCAGAATTACAGCGTAGACAACCGTGTTCACGGGGTTGTAACCCTGGTTTTCCTGTATTGGTCTGATGAAGTACTCGTAAAAGAACTCGTAGAGCCCCATTCGACCACCATAGACCGTTGTTCCGATAGCCTTAAAGCTTTTCCCCACCCATATCTATCAGGACGGTGGTTGAGATGCATCTGATGCAACTGCCCAGAGAGGTGTTGCTGGGCGAAAATCTGAAGGGAGAGGCCGTCAACGTCGCGAAGAGGCTTGGCCTGGGCGAGAGAGCCCTGGTTCTCTACGGACCTAGGACAAAAGAGATAGCCGGAAAGGACATCGAGAAGAGCCTCAGGGAGTCGTTCGAGGTGAGCGCGCTGGTAATCCGGGAGGCCAGCATGGAGGAGGTTGGGAGAACCCTTGCTAAAATTGAGGACGATAACACTGACTGGCTCATAGCCGTTGGCGGCGGAAGTATAATCGACGTCGCCAAGCTTGCCTCGTTCAAGGCAGGAGTTCCCTTCATAAGCTTTCCCACCACAGCTTCCCACGACGGCATAGCGAGCGCAAATGCATCCATCAAAGACCTTGGAACCAAAACATCGGTCAAGGCCGTGCCGCCGGTGGCGGTCATAGCCGACGTCAGGGTTATCAAAACCGCCCCCTACCGCTACCTGGCCGCTGGTGTTGGCGACATGATAAGCAACCTGACGGCAGTGAAGGACTGGCAGCTGGCCCACAGGATAAAGGGCGAGTACTACAGCGAGTACGCGGCCTCGCTGTCCCTAATGAGCGCCAAGATGGTTATAAAGAACGCGGACATAATACGTCTCGGCAACGAGGAGAGCGTGAGAAAGGTTGTTAAGGGCCTCATCTCCTGCGGTGTGGCCATGAGCATAGCTGGCTCTTCGAGGCCAGCCAGCGGTGCGGAGCACCTCTTCAGCCACGCGCTCGATGCCATAGCGCCGAAGCCTGCCCTTCACGGCGAGCAGGTCGGCGTTGGGGCCATAATAATGGCCTACCTCCACGGCCTCCGGTGGGAAAAAATTAGGGAAACCTTAAAGAAGGTCGGGGCGCCAACTAACGCATACGAGCTTGGGATCGACCCGGAGTATATAATTGAGGCGTTAACGATTGCCCACACGATACGGCCCGAGAGGTACACAATCCTCGGAAAGGACGGCCTCACGCGAGAAGCCGCCGAAAAGGCCGCTAAAATCACAGGGGTCATCTGAAGATCATCACTCACTACGGAGGTGTTTGGAATGGCAATAATCACGTTAGTTGGGGAAAAGCTGGCAAGACCAGGGGTTGAATTCATATATTACGGCCCGGCAGAACCGTGCAAAACGTGCAAATTAGCTGGAGTCTGCGTTGGAAACCTCGAACCCGGCAGGAGGTATAAAATTCTCAGGGTAAGGAGCATGCCCTCACACTCCTGCCCCCTCCATGAGGGAAAGGTGAGGGTCGTCGAGGTCGTCGAGCCGAGCATCGAGGTTGCCGTAGAGCCAAGACTGGCAATAGCAGGCTCGGTGATAAAGCTCCACCTCGCGGACTGTAGCGACAAGGAAAAGGCGGATTTGTTCAGGCCGGAGGGCCTCTTCGACGGCGACAGCGTCAAAATAATAGAGGTACTCGACGACGTTGAGTGTGACGGTAAGACATACAAAGTCGTCAAGGTCATGCGCAAGAAGGACTGACCTCATTCTTTTTCCACTTTTGTGAAGGCAATTAGCTCTTCTCCTCCCGTGTTGATCTTGTAGGCATGTATCTTTCCGTCAAGGAAGTCCCTGATTGCCATCAGGATCTTTTCGCGCCTGATCAGAAGCTCCCGGGCTTCGTCAACACTCACCGCCTCAAACCTCAGCCTCTCCCCCGGCCGGCTCTGTGCAACGGTGGGAAGGTCTGCCGTTGCAACGACGGCTATCTTGGCGTAGCCACCGGTCGTCTGGGCGTCGCGCATCATGACTATCGGCTTTCCGCTGGCCGGTACTTGGACCGTTCCAGGTAGCAGGGGCTCCGTAACGATGTCCGCGCCCCTCTCGGAGTGTTCTATGGCCTTTCCATCGAGGCGGTAGCCCATCCTGTCGGACTCGGGAGTTACGGTATAGGACTCGCTCAGGAAGGTCTCTATCCCCTCTTCGGTGAAGTGGTCGAGGCCGGGGCCGAGGACGACGCGGACGGTCTTTTCCTTGGCGGAATAATCCGGCCTCAGCTCAGGAGGGAGGTACCTCCCATCCTTCCCTGTTAGTACCGCGTAGCCAAGGTTCAGCTTATCGCCAGCCTCCAGGGACTTTCCGAGATTCGCCTTCGGATAGGTCGAACAGCTCCCGAGGAGTGGCTTGCACTTTATCCCGCCGGCGAAGGCTATGTATCCGTAAAGTCCGCTCTTAAGCGTGCCGACCTCAAGGACATCTCCCCTCTTTGCCCAGTGGCTCGTCCACGGCTCAACAGGCACACCGTTGAGCTTCACCCCAACGTCGCCCGCAACCGCAAAGACTGCCGAGGCATTGAATCTAACCGTTGGGCCGGCCAGAAGGAACTCAAGGAGCGGAGCATCACCGGGGTTTCCGACGAGGTAGTTCGCCATCCTCGCGGAGTAATCGTCCATGAAGCCGGAAACCGGAACGCCGAGCTTTCGGTAGCCTCTCCTGCCTGAGTCCTGGACGGTTAGAAGCGAGGGCACTTTTAGGAGCTCAATCATTCCTTTCACCCCATTCACGCTCGTAGAGCTCCCTGAATTCATCTTCGTCTACTGGGACGAACCTCACCCTGTCCCCCGGCCGGAGAAGGGTTGGCGGCTCTTTCGATGGATCGAAGAGTCTGAGCGGAGTTCTCCCAATGAGCCTCCATCCACCGGGGCTTTCGAGGGGGTAGATGCCGGTCTGTTTCCCAGCTATCCCCACCGAGCCGGCAGGAACCTTTATCCTGGGCCTCTCAAGACGTGGCGTCGCTATGCGCTCGTCCATACCGCCGAGGTAGGCGAAGCCCGGCAGGAAGCCGAGGAAGTAGACGCGGTAGACCGGCCTGCTGTGGATTTCGATGATGTCATCAACCGTGAGGCCGTTGTGCTCTGCCACGAACTCGATATCCGGGCCGTATTTGCCACCATAAACGACGGGAACCTCGACGAGTCTGCCTTCAAAGCTCTCAATCCCCGCGTCCAGGAAACTTTTCACTGCATCTTCGACCTGGGTGTAGCTGGTTTTAATGGGGTCGTAGACCACCAAGAGGGAGGAGTAGGCCGGCACCACCTCCATGAGCCACTCAAAGCCCGCTTTCTCTATCGCCTTCGCGAGAGAATGTATTCTATCGTTCACTTCCTCGTATATAACCTCCCCGAAGGAAACCAAGAGAGCGGAATCACCGAGGGGTTTGAATTTCATGGTCTCACCGATAGGGAGGTTTCAGAATAGATAGCCCCTCAACCCTTTCGAAGTGCCTGATATTGCCCGTAACAACAGTCAGGCCATGAACTATTGCGGTTGCAGAGATTACCGCGTCGCCAAGATGGAGCCCATAATCCCTACGGATTTCCCCGGCGAGGATTGCTATCTCTGAATCAACTGGAATCACCTCAAAGTGTCTGAGGAGTTTGAGGACTTTTTCCCTCTTAACGGGGTCCTTGGTGTCCCTACCCGAGAAGAGCTCGGAGATGGTTATCACAGAGACAGCAAGGCCTTCTCCGGCCAGTTCGGTCAGGTACAGCTTTGCCTCTTTTACACCCCTCAGAACGTCTATCAGAACGTCAGTGTCCACTAGATACATCCCTGTCCCACTCCTCGCGCAGTTTTCTGACATTTACATCCTCTTCGAAGATTCCAAAGGCGTTTTCAAGGTCTCTTATGAACTCGTCTATCACGATGAGCTTCACACGTCTTTTCTCGGGGATGTTGGGCTTTTTGGTTGGCTTGAAAACGCCGTTTTCATAGACCGCCTCAATAACCTCCATTTCTCCCACCAAATACTCTTGCGTGCTTCCCATGTATAAACCTAACGAACTATCTCTTTCATCGGCACTACCCTAACGCCCTCTTCCTCAAGGACTCTTCTTATGTGGGCCGCAATTTCGACCGCTTTAGGATTGTCGCCGTGGACGCAGATGGTATCGGCTTTTAACTCGACCCACTCGCCGTTTATCGCCCTAACGCCACCATCCTTGACCATCGAGATAACGCGCTCGGCTATCTCATCTCTGTCGTGAATTACTGCCCCGGGTTTCGAGCGCGGGACGAGTGTTCCGTCCAGGTTGTATGCCCTGTCGGCGAAGACCTCGTGGGCTACCCTAACCCCCATCTCCTCCGCTATTTCAGCCGGCCTTGAGCCGGAGAGGGCCACGAAGATAAGCCCCCTATCGAAATCCGCTATCCCCCCGATGACGGCCCTCGCGAGTTCCTCCTCTCTAACCATGGCGTTGTAGAGCGCCCCGTGCGGCTTGACGTGCTGGAGCTCGATTCCTTCCGCCCTTGTAAACGCATAGAGCGCACCTATCTGGTAGAGGATGTAATTGCGAGCCTCCTCCGGAGTGAGCTTCATATACCTCCTGCCGAAGCCGAGAAGATCCGGATAGCCAGGGTGGGCACCAACCGCGACGCCCTTCTCCTTCGCGAGCTTCAAGGTTTTCCTCATGACCAGCGGGTCGCCGGCGTGCCAGCCGGTAGCTACGTTGGCGCTCGTGATGTAGTTCATGACTTCCTCATCTAGGCCTAACCTGTACCTCCCGAAGCTCTCTCCGAGGTCAGAGTTCAGGTCAACCCTCATCCGCACCACCAGCTTCATTTCGACGGAAATCTAAAAAAGGGTTTCTCCGAGTTTAGGTCATGAAGGTTCAGGTCATCGATGCGGCGGTCTTCATTCAGGGGTTCGATGTGGAGGGCGTTACGACGCCTAAGGTCGTCGATGAGGTGAAAGACCCGGAGTCGAGGCTTTTTCTGGAGGGATTGATAAGCGCGGGAAAGGTTAGGGTTTTCCAGCCATCGAGGGAGAGCATTGAAGCCGTGATGGGAGCGGCGAGAAAGACGGGCGAGTTAAACGAACTCAGCGAGGCCGACGTTGAGGTTCTTGCCCTGGCATACGAGCTTAAAGGAGTTCTCTTCACCGACGACTACAACCTGCAGAACATAGCGAAGACCTTAGGAATCGAGTTCAGAACCCTCAAGAGGGGAATTAAGCGGGTAATCCGCTGGAACTACGTCTGCATCGGCTGTGGGAAGCGTTTCTCAGAGATGCCGCCGGGGGGTGTCTGCCCGGACTGCGGAAGCCCGGTGAGGCTGATACCTAAGAGAAAACGAAAAAAGAAAACAAGAAAAAGTTAGCTTTCTGGAGTTTCTTCATCTTTCGGACAAACCCCAGTACGAGGGTTGCATCCCGAATTGAATAAAGGAAGCACCGTAACATCTGCATACATTGAGCTGAGCCAGTATTCGTTTCCACTGTACTCAAAGCGAACCGGGCTCTTGTAGAAGGTGCCAGAGACTTCTCTGTATCTGTGTTCGAGCCCTACCGTAATTCC comes from the Thermococcus thioreducens genome and includes:
- a CDS encoding type II toxin-antitoxin system VapC family toxin, with the protein product MKVQVIDAAVFIQGFDVEGVTTPKVVDEVKDPESRLFLEGLISAGKVRVFQPSRESIEAVMGAARKTGELNELSEADVEVLALAYELKGVLFTDDYNLQNIAKTLGIEFRTLKRGIKRVIRWNYVCIGCGKRFSEMPPGGVCPDCGSPVRLIPKRKRKKKTRKS
- a CDS encoding LamB/YcsF family protein, with translation MRVDLNSDLGESFGRYRLGLDEEVMNYITSANVATGWHAGDPLVMRKTLKLAKEKGVAVGAHPGYPDLLGFGRRYMKLTPEEARNYILYQIGALYAFTRAEGIELQHVKPHGALYNAMVREEELARAVIGGIADFDRGLIFVALSGSRPAEIAEEMGVRVAHEVFADRAYNLDGTLVPRSKPGAVIHDRDEIAERVISMVKDGGVRAINGEWVELKADTICVHGDNPKAVEIAAHIRRVLEEEGVRVVPMKEIVR